The Atribacter laminatus genome contains the following window.
AACTGATTAAAAATACGAGGAGAATTAAACCGGCCATCAATATTTTCACCAAAATTTAGGATATTTACCGGACAAGAAGCTAAAATTTCAAAAAGTGAATCCTCGGCTTCCTCGGCTTTTTTCAAATACTCTTGAAGCCGATTAGGATAGTCATAGATGAGCTGGATCGTATTTTCAATACCTGCATATTGCAAGAAGAGACGTTGAAAAGGCGATCTTTCCCAATAAAATTGAATTTCTCCCCATTCACCAACAGCCTCTTTTGCCTCTAAATAAAAGTCATTATCAAAACGATAACGTATCGAGGTAACAATATCTTCTAAAATTCTAAGGTCTTCAACGCTTTTAACCGGGTGTTCGACATAGTGCCAGGAACATCCCCATTCACCCAAACGTTTTTTGCCGATCAACTCTTCACCCTTGGCTGACCGAAAAATCACTTTAATATCATCTTTCTGTTGGATTTCAAAGACACCGGCACCGGATGGATAATCGAAATGAATAAAGGTATTCGGTGATGAAATATCTTGAGTCTCGCCATAATAGTATCGTACCGAGCAATTCAAGTTTTTATATAAATCGAGTAGCTTCATTGATTGATAAGGTTCGACGAGCTGATTTCGAGCTCGGTTAACATTAAACCAATGCTCTAAACGTGGTTGCCAAGGAATATTATCAATGTTTTTGCCTTGAAAAACTGTAAGAACTTTTTCTTGGAAAGAAGGTAGTTTCATTATTTTTTGCTATTCCTCCCTCTTGATTGGTGGATTTCCGTTAATAAATCTACTGATAACTTCACTAGCCATTCCCATAGCAACCGCCTCTTCTCCAAGCTGACTAGTAATAACCGGGGTTTTTCGGGCTTCTAAAGAAAAGACGGCACCGTGAGCTTGCACTATTGCCGACTGAATGTAAATGGGACATTTGCGAGCAATTTCTCCTCCAATAATAATGGCTTCTGGATTGAGCAGGTTAATAATATTAGCCACTCCTTTTCCTAAAATTTCTCCAGATTTTTCAATAAGAGCAATAATTTTTGAATCACCGAGTTGGAAGGCGTTCATGACCGAGTCAAAATCTTTAATATTTTTATTAATGGATCTTGCTTCTCGAACTATTGCATCAGTAGAAGTGTATTGCTCAAGACAACCAAGGTTCCCACAATAACAAGGAACTCCATTTTGTTCAATGATAGTGTGACCAAATTCTCCAGCGTTGCCATTTATTCCACGATATAAAGCTCCGCCAGTAAAAAACCCTCCTCCTACACCCCAGTCGGTAAAGATATAAAAAAAGTTATCAAATTGTTTTCCATAACCGTACATTTTTTCTGCGATAGCCGAAGCCTTTGCGACATTTTCAACTATCACTGGATAGGGAAAGGACTTCTCAAATATCTCAACGGCATTAATGCTGTTCCAACCAAAAAAGGGTGATTGGCTAATGAGGGGTCCAGCTTTGAAAAGAAAACCCGGGGTTCCAATGCCTACTCCAGCAATTTTGTTTGGTAATAAATTCAATGAATGGCTAAGCTGGGTGATTTTCTTCGAAAGTTGGTTAGCAATGGATAAAGGACCTTGGGAAGGATCGGGAAAATATTGTTCACGCCTTAAAACTTTACCGGTTAAATTGCAGAGTATAATTTGTCCTTTTCGGGAAATCTCCACCCCAAAAACATACTGGTGGTCGCTGTTGATGTCTATTAAAAGAGGCTTCTTCCCCCGCAGCGACTTACCCTTTCCAATTTCTTTTAAGATGCCTTCTTGAATGAGAGAATCAATAATTCGCGAAACCGAAGGCAAAGAAAGACCGCTGATCCGTGAAATCTCCGATCGAGAAAGAGATCCCCGTTTCTGGATCAATCCGATAATATTGGAACGATTAATTTTTCGAATTAAACCGGGAGTTCCCCTCATATTTATTACTAACCTTTAGTAATAAATATATATTAGAAAGATAGACTCTCTCTGTCAAGAGACAAGCTGAGCCATTTATACTGAAAATACAGTAATGAATAAAAAAATGGCGCCATTCTGAGCGATGCATTTCCGCTTGAGAATCACATCTGACGCTGCAGACGTCATCCTGAGGTATCGTTTTTCGAAGCCGTGAGGATCTCACCTGCTCATTTTTATAAAAATATTTTTCTCAACTTTCTCCCCCTTTTCCCTCTCCCCTGGTGGGAGAGGGAAAACCTGAGGGGGGAGCTAGTTTATTTCCTTCAAGCTTTATATTTTAAAACGTTAAACCAGGCTTACAATCAGAGGTTTCACCCCCTTCCTCATCTCTCTCAACAAGAAAAAAGGATGATGTTGCTGATATCCCGGTTTTAAGCCTTAAAAATTAATCACTGATCGAACGGCTTTTTCAATATCATCTTCTTGGGGAATGACATAATTTTCCAAATGCGGAGCCATTGGGATCGGGACGTCTTTAGCACCAACTCGCTTTATTGGAGCATCGAGATGATCAAAAGCTTCATCAGCAAGGCGAGCGGCAATTTCCGCACCGGGACCGTAGCTTAAGTGGGCTTCATGAACAATGACCGCCCGATGGGTTTTCTTAATTGAATGAACCAAGGTTTCGATATCCAATGGAACCAGAGTGCGAGGATCGACAACTTCAATACTTACTCCTTCGTTTTGTAAGCGTTCAGCCACCCGTAATGACTTGTGCATTGTTTCTGCGGTGGCAATAATCGTTACATCGCTCCCGGTTCTTTTAACATCTGCGACTCCAAAAGGAATGGAATACATCTCTTTTGGGACATCACCTTTGAGATTGTATAGTCCTTTATGCTCATAAAAGAGCACCGGATTATTGTCTTCAATAGCAGTTTTAAGGAGACCCTTTACATCAAAGGGGGTCGAAGGAACGACGGTTATAAAACCTGGGATGTGGGCTAACATCCCCTCTAAGGATTGAGAGTGTTGGGCTGCTGCGGACTGACCGGCGCCAATAGTAGTTCGAATTACCAAAGGAAGTTGACATTGGTCGCCAAACATGAACCGCATCTTCGGTGTCTGATTAATTAATTGGTCACCAGCAACAAAAAGGAAGTCGCAGAACATAATTTCAGCTACCGGTCGCTTGCCCACCGAGGCAGCGCCGGTGGCAGCACCCACAATTGCTACTTCAGACAAGGGAGTGTTCCGGACGCGCTCGTTTCCAAATTTTTCCCATAACCCTTTAGTAACGCTAAATGCCCCACCCAGAGGTCCAATGTCTTCTCCTAATAAAAAAACATCGGGATTGGTTTCAAGTTCATAATCTAAAACCTCATGGATGGCTTCACGGTAGGTAATTTGTCGCATGATTCAATCTCCTTTTAGTGTATATAAAGTGTGGAGAGACAGATCTGTGGATCGGCATAAGGCGAGGTACGACCGAATTCAATGGCATCATTAATTTCCTTGGCAATCTCCTCAGTTATAGTTTCAATTTCATCGGAAGTAATGAGTTTTTGGTTGAGGAGAAATCTTTCAAAGTTTGCAATGGGGTCTTTCTTTTTCCATTCCTCGATGTCAGCTTTGGTCCGGTATGGCTGAGGATCACCTTCCCAATGCCCGCGATATCGATAGGTTTTAGCCTCCAATAAGGTCGGTCCTTTCCCTGATCGAGCCCTTTCAATGGCTTTTTGAGCATCTTTATAGACCGACACGACATCCATGCCATCGGTAGTTACTCCCGGTATTCCGTAACCTGCAGCCCGGTCGGCAATATTGCGGATTGCCTGGTGATCGGCTTGCGGAGTGGTTTCAGCAAAAAGATTGTTTTCGCATACATATACAATGGGGAGTTTCCAGGCTGAAGCTAAATTGAGGGATTCATGAAAAGCACCTTGATTCGAGGCTCCATCACCGAAGAAACACACAGTAACCTTGCTGTCTTTTTTCATCTGACTTCCCAAAGCCGCACCAGTGGCAATGGGAATGCCCCCTCCTACGATTCCATTGGCACCCAGCATTCCCAGGGAAAAATCAGCTATGTGCATGGATCCTCCCCTTCCCTTGCAGTAGCCGGTTTCTTTGCCATATAATTCGGCCATCATTTTCCGGAGAGACACCCCTTTGGCAATACAGTGACCATGGCCCCGATGGGTACTGGCGATATAATCTCCAGGGTTTAGCGCCAAACAAACTCCCGCAGCGACAGCCTCTTCCCCGATATAACTATGAAGCCAACCCGGTAATTCATGAGCAGCAAACAATTTAACTGCTTCCTCCTCAAAGATCCGGATCTTTTTCATGGTTACGAGAAGGTTCCGAGCCAAATCTTTTTCAATCATAAATGATATTCTCCTTTACTTGAAATACGATTGGGTTTTTATTTTAGATTAATTTTTTAAACAGATTATTGACCTCATGCCATTTGACAACATCGGACGAGGATAAAAAAATAGGGATAAAAACTATCACTTAATCCTTTAAAAATGAAAACAATTGAATTGGAAAGCATATAATTAGTCAATTATTTTCTCAACACCAAAAGCATGTCTCAGAACAAAAAGGAAACTTCATTCCCAATTCCACGCAATTTATTAGACTAGAATTTTTATCTAAAATATTCTTGTTCTAAAAAAATCTTGAAAAATCTTCATTATTACTGTTTGTCTAGAGGAGTTGGATAGAGCTCGGTGACGATTTTAAACTGCTGAACCACATAATACTTTTCAACTTCGACTAAAATGAGCGCACAATTTGGGGAATCGGTGAATTCAACTAGTGAAGGGTGTTTGATGAGATGATGAAGAAGGAAGGGCGCCTTTTCCTCGAAAGCAAGTTCCCGGGCGTTCCCAAAAACGGTTATTGCAACCGCCTGATGGTGGTCGTTTTCTTGGTTTGACCGATTATCAACGAGAAGAGAAACACGACGATTATTTTTCAGATTCGCATATTTTCGAGTATCACGATATGTTGCAAAAACAATCGAATGTAAATCATCGGTGGCCGAAAAATTAACAATACTACAATGGGGGGTATCTCCATTGGAGGTACCTAACACTGCCAGATTTTGAGTTTGCATTAATTTTTGGACTACGGAGATAACGGATGAATTTTCCATTTTAATTTATCACAATCTCGATGATTTTAAATCCCTTTTTATTCATTTTAACACAACCAGACAATCATAAAAGGATTTTTGAAGAAAACCAGGTAAATACAATGGACCGAATTACTCGAGGATAAAATTTGGCAACTCAGCTGATTTTCACCAATAAAATGCCCCCTAGAAACTTTTAATTCTAAAAATTTAAAAAATTAATCGGTTGGAATTAAAATGAAACCAGAATTTGCCAAATAAAAGTCCAGGCAAGATGATCGGTATTTTCCCAAATTTCTCGCACTATTGCTTCGTTGCCGGTAATTTGAGGAATTCTTTTTCTTTCTTCTTCCCAAGGAAGAAAAACTCCTGGGATTCGACCAGATTTCGTATTTTTATTTTCCATTGCGAATCACCTTTTAGTCAATACTGCCCGTATTCACGAGTGATTTCGGTGAGGGCTTGGATGCAGTCGACCCGAGCATCATTTTGAATAATAGCCCCGGCATCCATAATATACCCTCCGTCTCGAGCGACACCATCGATTACTTTTTTACAATAATCTTTCACTTCTTCGGGTTCTCGATGGAAAAGATCATTGGGGATTCCTCCGCTTAAGCAAAACTTATCACCCAAAATCTGATGAGCTAAAAAAATATCACCCCGGTCAACATGGTAGACAACGCTTCCAGCGGGCAGTTCTCGGAATGTCTCTAAATGACGATCCCAATTTCCTTCAGCATAAAAGAGAACTTGATTTCCGTGTTTCCAAATTTCTTCAACGATTGGTTTAAGGGTCGGCCAAAAAATGTTTTGAAAATGATCAAGTGATATGAGCGGCACACAACTGCGATGCATCCAGAAGCCGATGGGTACTTGTTTCTGTGGGTCGGCACTATCGAGGGCGACTTGCATAAGATGGGGCATCATCGCTTCACAAGCTTCTAATACCTTTTTAGGTTGATAACAGAGGTCATTAGCCAGTCCATAATATCCTCTTAATTTGTCGGCAAGGATATCTAGAGGAGCCTTAAGAATGCCGCAGATCGCCGACACAGTTCCACATTCGGTTCGCAAAGATTGGGCAAGATTCCCTAGAACGCTAAAATACTCGGTCATAGCCATGCCGCCCTTAAGAAGGGCCAAGTTATGGCGCTCACTAATCGGTTGACCGGGGCGTTGGATATCATTAGAAACGCGAGGCAACCAAACATTAAATAAATATCCAGTCGGATCGGAAATCAATAAATCATAGTCTTCGGGGGGCATGAAAGCTTTTTCTTCGGGAGGTTCTTTATACTGGAAGCCTACTTGGGGTGGTAAATCAATCCCAGGAATACCATAATAAGTAAGTCCTATTGCCTGCACTAAGCCTGTCCAACAATAGATCATGTTGGCAGGGATTGCATCCCAGTCAAAATCACGAGCGCATTTCAAATAAGCTTTTACTGCATAGCGATAATCATGAGTTGCTTGCTGGGCGGTATAACCAGCATATTGAGAAGCGAATTCAGCAACAAAAGGACGGATGGGAATCATGTCCGGTTTGCCGTTTTTCATAGTAGTAATATATCTCTTAAGTCGGCTTTGATAAAGTTCTTCGGTGGTCATTGAAACTCCTCCTTGTAAAATAGATCCTGCTCCTCCATTTTATCATTCTTCCTAATACCCTCAAAAAATAATAAAAATTCCCCAAGCATATGAATTAAAACGAGCTTCCAGCAAAAATAAGAAAAGAAAGTAATTAGTAAGAGGAAAAGAAATAAAAAAATAAAACAATAAATAAAAAGAATAGAAGAATAATCCAACCGATGCCAACCAAAAGGTCAAGGCGTAAGTCAGTGCTTTTGTGTTGAGGTCGACATCGGTTAGTTTGGGTAGATTTAATCTAATCCTACGTATTCATACATGGTATTTCCGGCATGACTGAAATCCAACTCCTTGCCTTTGCCTTCTTTAAGCGCGACTCGGCAGAGGTCAATGGCGCCATCCAATAAAAAACCAGGAATATTTAGGTCATCACACAGTTTTTTCATATAATTTAAATCTTTAAGTCCGAGTTCAAGAGCAAAGTCCATATGATAATTCTTTTTTATGTATTTTTCGCTATAAAACTGGAAGACCCAGTTAGAAAAAACTTCATTGTTAAGGGATTTATAAAGTTCCTGGGGATTAATACCGTATTTGGCAATAATTGGATAGAGCTGGGCATAGATAAGCGCTTGAGAAAGCCCAGCAAAATTTTGAGCAATTTTAATTAAGTGTCCGTTGCCCGATGGCCCCACATAGTCGTAATGCTTACAGTAGCAGCGGAGAAGGTCATCAACTTTGTCAATATCTTCTTTGTCTCCAGCAGCGACAGCAATTAATTCTCCCCTGTCAGCTTCGGCGGGACCGGCGATTAAGGGAGAATCAACTAAGCCTCCTCCGGCAGCTTTAATTTTGGCATGGAGTGAACGAGTCGACATGGGATAGCTGGTTGATGTATCGACAAATATCTTCCCCCGGACTCCCTCGTTGAGGAATTCATTCATAATTTTTTCAACGACGGTAGAGTTAGGAAGAGAGAGAAAAATAACTTCGCTATTTTTTAAGACTTCCAAAGGAGAAGGAGCTAATGTAGCCTTTCCTTTAAAGAGTTGCATAGCATCCTGATTGACGTCAAAAACGGTTAATTGGTTTCCCTTCAGAATCAAATTCTTACACATACCCTTCCCCATATTACCTAATCCAATAAAACCAACTTTTCTCATTGTATTCTGATCCTCCTTTTAATAAATTAGACATAGCAAAAAAATTAACCTTTATTGCTTCTATTATATGTCACCGGAGATAAAGGTAAAACCATAATGAATCGGGCTGTGTTCAGTAAAGTTGAGGCACGCTCCATGCGATTATCAAAAAAAGTGAACGGAAATCTCCCATTAAATTAATAAAATATTATTTCCACTGATGTTCATTTCCCCAAATTTTGCAGTTTAAAAACGAGGGCATCATGTAGGAATATACCGCTCAGGGTAAAACGATATTGTCCAAAAAGAGATCATTTCAACCTCAAAAAGCGAAATCTGGTAAATTCGGCAAAAATTTCTGATTTTAAGCGCTGAGAAGCTTTTAATGATATCTATTGGAATGCCTTTTGGGAAAAAAGTGGTATCACCTGTCTATAATTTTTTTCGGTTATGCCTTTTTTTTCAAAATGAACCAATTAAAGTAAGCCTGGTAGCTCAGATTTCGATATATTGTGACAATTTCCGGCAAATGACTCACCTCGCTGATTACGAGGAAGTGAAAATAAGAGCGCCGGACTCGGAGATTTTTGCAGGTTTTTGTTTGAAAGTCGATAAGAAGAAAATCGCTCTATAAAGCTAATGGTGGAGATGACGGGATTCGAACCCGTGGCCTCCGGCTTGCAAAGCCGGCGCTCTCCCAGCTGAGCTACATCCCCGTTCATTGAAGACTAAAAAGAATGGGGCGGATTGAGGTCCGCCCCATAAGGTACTCCGCCTACTCCCAACAGTTCTCCTTAGAAAGGAGGTGATCCAGCCGCAGGTTCCCCTACGGCTACCTTGTTACGACTTCACCCCAATCACCGACCCTACCTTCGGCACCTGCCTCCCTTGCGGGTTAGCTCAGTGACTTCAGGTAAAATCGACTTTCGTGGTGTGACGGGCGGTGTGTACAAGGCCCGGGAACGCATTCACCGCGCCGTAGCTGATACGCGATTACTAGCGATTCCGCGTTCATGCAGGCGAGTTGCAGCCTGCAATCCCAACTGGGGCCAGCTTTTTGGGATTGGCTCCCCCTCGCGGGTTCGCAACCCTCTGTACTGGCCATTGTAGCACGTGTGTCGCCCAGGACATAAGGGCCATGCGGATTTGACGTCATCCCCACCTTCCTCCGGTTTGTCACCGGCAGTCCCCTTAGAGTGCTCAAGCATAACCTGGTCGCAACTAAGGGTAAGGGTTGCGCTCGTTGCGGGACTTAACCCAACATCTCACGACACGAGCTGACGACAACCATGCAGCACCTGTGCTGGCTCCCTCGGAAAACCGAAGGTCGTCACCCTTTCAGGCTTCTACCACCAGCATGTCAAACCCTGGTAAGGTTCTTCGCGTTGCATCGAATTAAACCACATGCTCCACCGCTTGTGCGGGCCCCCGTCAATTCCTTTGAGTTTCAACCTTGCGGCCGTACTCCCCAGGCGGGATACTTAATGCGTTAGCTGCGGCACGGAAGGGGTCGAACCTCCCACACCTAGTATCCATCGTTTACGGCCAGGACTACCCGGGTATCTAATCCGGTTCGCTCCCCTGGCTTTCGCTCCTCAGCGTCAGCAACAGACCAGAAAGCCGTCTTCACCACTGGTGTTCCTCCCGATATCTACGCATTTCACCGCTACACCGGGAATTCCACTTTCCTTTTCTGTCCTCAAGCCGGCCGGTTTCCCGCGACCCTCCCCGGTTGAGCCGGGGGATTTTACGCGAGACCTGATCGGCCGCCTACGAGCTCTTTACGCCCAGTAAATCCGGACAACGCTTGCTCCTTACGTATTACCGCGGCTGCTGGCACGTAATTAGCCGGAGCTTTCTCCTGGGGTACCGTCAGCGGGATGAATTATTCACGCACCCCGTTTTCTTCCCCCAGAACAGGAGTTTACGACCCGAAGGCCTTCATCCTCCACGCGGCGTCGCTGGGTCAGGCTTTCGCCCATTGCCCAAAATTCCTCACTGCTGCCTCCCGTAGGAGTCTGGGCCGTGTCTCAGTCCCAGTGTGGCTGACCATCCTCTCAGACCAGCTACCCGTCATTGCCTTGGTGAGCCATTACCTCGCCAACCAGCTGATGGGGCGCGAGCCTCTCTTCTGGTGTGAGCTTCTTACGAAGCCCACTTTTCTCACTGACCCGGCGGTCAGGGAGCATATGGGGTATTAGCCACCCTTTCGGACAGTTATCCCCCACCGGAAGGTGAGTTACTCACGTGTTACTCACCCGTTCGCCACTCAAGTGTCACCTTTCTTACGAAAAAAGACACTCGCGTTCGACTTGCATGTGTTAGGCACGCCGCCAGCGTTCGTCCTGAGCCAGGATCAAACCCTCCGTGACACATCTGTATCACAATCTTTTCTCCTATTTGAAAAAAAGATGTGGGTTTCAATCTCGGCCCGAATGTGGACCGCTTGTTACTTGGAAACTTCTTTTGGAAGTAGGCGGAATATTTACTTTTCAAGGTATTTTTTTGAATTCAATCAACTAATTTAGACTGAATAAAACCCTCATTAATTATGCTACCGGATTTTGAGGGCAAAAGATACTCTAACATAGCCCTTGTTGAAAGTCAACAGAATTAAAAGGAAAAAATAATGTCTAACCTGAAAATACAAAAAAGATTAAAAAATAACGTCATCCTGAGATTTCGTATTGAGAAGCCGTTAAAATCTCATCTAATGATTATTTTGAAAAAATTGACTCAATGAGATTGCCACGTCGTTCAACCAAGGAACAGTTGAGCTCTTGGCTATAGTGGATTTAGATAACTATTTTATTCTTTATCTGGTACTGCAGGAGCGTGAGGGTTTATCTTAAAAAATACAGGAGTGGATGATAAGTGATCAAAATATAATGAGAAAGAATGGATTCAACAATTTCCCTCCGGTGGAGGGAAATTGTTGAAAAAGCATTAATATTCTATTTTTTTAGTTCCCCGCTCAAGAGTTTTCTTCCCCTTTCCCCACCTACCAGGGAAAAAAGAGTAATTGGAGGAAATTTATAGCAAGTATGAACTTAAAACTCGAACATAATTTGCCCGTTCAAAGCGCTCTGGTTCTTTTACCGATTTTTGACTCATGCTTCCCTGCATTTGTTGAAT
Protein-coding sequences here:
- a CDS encoding uroporphyrinogen decarboxylase family protein; translation: MKLPSFQEKVLTVFQGKNIDNIPWQPRLEHWFNVNRARNQLVEPYQSMKLLDLYKNLNCSVRYYYGETQDISSPNTFIHFDYPSGAGVFEIQQKDDIKVIFRSAKGEELIGKKRLGEWGCSWHYVEHPVKSVEDLRILEDIVTSIRYRFDNDFYLEAKEAVGEWGEIQFYWERSPFQRLFLQYAGIENTIQLIYDYPNRLQEYLKKAEEAEDSLFEILASCPVNILNFGENIDGRFNSPRIFNQFLVPYYQKRVQQLHKSGKFCHIHMDGSLKPLLPYLRDSGFDGIEGATPQPQGDVSLEELKEAMGEMILIDGIPMLLFLPEYSIEELESFTKKVLSLFSPRLILGISDEISPQGDIEKVRFVSKLMEKHKGGGESKKK
- a CDS encoding ROK family transcriptional regulator — protein: MRGTPGLIRKINRSNIIGLIQKRGSLSRSEISRISGLSLPSVSRIIDSLIQEGILKEIGKGKSLRGKKPLLIDINSDHQYVFGVEISRKGQIILCNLTGKVLRREQYFPDPSQGPLSIANQLSKKITQLSHSLNLLPNKIAGVGIGTPGFLFKAGPLISQSPFFGWNSINAVEIFEKSFPYPVIVENVAKASAIAEKMYGYGKQFDNFFYIFTDWGVGGGFFTGGALYRGINGNAGEFGHTIIEQNGVPCYCGNLGCLEQYTSTDAIVREARSINKNIKDFDSVMNAFQLGDSKIIALIEKSGEILGKGVANIINLLNPEAIIIGGEIARKCPIYIQSAIVQAHGAVFSLEARKTPVITSQLGEEAVAMGMASEVISRFINGNPPIKREE
- a CDS encoding alpha-ketoacid dehydrogenase subunit beta gives rise to the protein MRQITYREAIHEVLDYELETNPDVFLLGEDIGPLGGAFSVTKGLWEKFGNERVRNTPLSEVAIVGAATGAASVGKRPVAEIMFCDFLFVAGDQLINQTPKMRFMFGDQCQLPLVIRTTIGAGQSAAAQHSQSLEGMLAHIPGFITVVPSTPFDVKGLLKTAIEDNNPVLFYEHKGLYNLKGDVPKEMYSIPFGVADVKRTGSDVTIIATAETMHKSLRVAERLQNEGVSIEVVDPRTLVPLDIETLVHSIKKTHRAVIVHEAHLSYGPGAEIAARLADEAFDHLDAPIKRVGAKDVPIPMAPHLENYVIPQEDDIEKAVRSVINF
- a CDS encoding thiamine pyrophosphate-dependent dehydrogenase E1 component subunit alpha encodes the protein MIEKDLARNLLVTMKKIRIFEEEAVKLFAAHELPGWLHSYIGEEAVAAGVCLALNPGDYIASTHRGHGHCIAKGVSLRKMMAELYGKETGYCKGRGGSMHIADFSLGMLGANGIVGGGIPIATGAALGSQMKKDSKVTVCFFGDGASNQGAFHESLNLASAWKLPIVYVCENNLFAETTPQADHQAIRNIADRAAGYGIPGVTTDGMDVVSVYKDAQKAIERARSGKGPTLLEAKTYRYRGHWEGDPQPYRTKADIEEWKKKDPIANFERFLLNQKLITSDEIETITEEIAKEINDAIEFGRTSPYADPQICLSTLYIH
- a CDS encoding pyridoxamine 5'-phosphate oxidase family protein, producing the protein MENSSVISVVQKLMQTQNLAVLGTSNGDTPHCSIVNFSATDDLHSIVFATYRDTRKYANLKNNRRVSLLVDNRSNQENDHHQAVAITVFGNARELAFEEKAPFLLHHLIKHPSLVEFTDSPNCALILVEVEKYYVVQQFKIVTELYPTPLDKQ
- a CDS encoding uroporphyrinogen decarboxylase family protein yields the protein MTTEELYQSRLKRYITTMKNGKPDMIPIRPFVAEFASQYAGYTAQQATHDYRYAVKAYLKCARDFDWDAIPANMIYCWTGLVQAIGLTYYGIPGIDLPPQVGFQYKEPPEEKAFMPPEDYDLLISDPTGYLFNVWLPRVSNDIQRPGQPISERHNLALLKGGMAMTEYFSVLGNLAQSLRTECGTVSAICGILKAPLDILADKLRGYYGLANDLCYQPKKVLEACEAMMPHLMQVALDSADPQKQVPIGFWMHRSCVPLISLDHFQNIFWPTLKPIVEEIWKHGNQVLFYAEGNWDRHLETFRELPAGSVVYHVDRGDIFLAHQILGDKFCLSGGIPNDLFHREPEEVKDYCKKVIDGVARDGGYIMDAGAIIQNDARVDCIQALTEITREYGQY
- a CDS encoding NAD(P)-dependent oxidoreductase, translating into MRKVGFIGLGNMGKGMCKNLILKGNQLTVFDVNQDAMQLFKGKATLAPSPLEVLKNSEVIFLSLPNSTVVEKIMNEFLNEGVRGKIFVDTSTSYPMSTRSLHAKIKAAGGGLVDSPLIAGPAEADRGELIAVAAGDKEDIDKVDDLLRCYCKHYDYVGPSGNGHLIKIAQNFAGLSQALIYAQLYPIIAKYGINPQELYKSLNNEVFSNWVFQFYSEKYIKKNYHMDFALELGLKDLNYMKKLCDDLNIPGFLLDGAIDLCRVALKEGKGKELDFSHAGNTMYEYVGLD